The following are encoded together in the Leguminivora glycinivorella isolate SPB_JAAS2020 chromosome 18, LegGlyc_1.1, whole genome shotgun sequence genome:
- the LOC125236093 gene encoding uncharacterized protein LOC125236093: protein MVFVVKWSISKIFVLLIKPLAYSFPLLFSNKCKCYSASFTYTEKFTLKQCSSDFEYHVIQSKKDLDSEDESGSLKTQKKTTKRKNASQIPKRDAGWSLDRNVVEECASKSKKIKPKKTVKKHASSVLITDTLQDSDTDLDEEDKTKSTTTKSKKETPDCKPGWFSNWGDEGHVEAQRRASAANSLSSVLIRRVPGGYVRRTASLTGDLFIDLKLYNVVDIQNVPSEARWEKALVNFKYRVDSVSDIVDGINKILKRCKDDFTDEGTFFPDKKSQ, encoded by the exons TttcgttttattaataaaaccccTGGCTTATTCATTTCCTCTACTATTTTCTAACAAGTGCAAGTGTTACAGTGCGAGTTTTACGTACACGGAGAAATTCACCTTGAAACAATGTTC gtcTGACTTTGAGTACCATGTAATCCAGTCTAAGAAAGACCTCGACTCTGAGGATGAATCTGGATCattaaa GACTCAGAAGAAAACAACCAAAAGGAAAAACGCTTCTCAGATCCCGAAACGTGACGCGGGCTGGTCGCTGGACAGAAACGTCGTCGAAGAATGTGCTAGtaaaag caaGAAGATCAAACCAAAGAAAACTGTGAAAAAGCACGCATCGTCCGTGTTAATAACTGATACGTTGCAGGACAGTGACACTGACCTTGATGAAGAAGACAAAACTAAAAG TACGACAACCAAGTCGAAGAAAGAGACACCTGATTGTAAGCCAGGCTGGTTTTCAAACTGGGGTGACGAAGGACATGTTGAAGCCCAGCGTCGAGCATCCGCTGCCAACTCTCTGTCGTCCGTGCTGATACGTCGCGTCCCAGGCGGCTACGTGCGTCGCACAGCTTCGTTAACCGGTGATCTTTTTATTGATCTTAAACTGTATAACGTAGTAGATATTCAAAACGTTCCATCTGAAGCCCGTTGGGAGAAAGCGctggttaattttaaatatcgtGTGGATTCCGTTTCGGATATAGTAGATGGAATAAATAAGATTCTAAAGCGTTGTAAGGACGACTTTACAGATGAAGGAACCTTTTTCCCAGATAAAAAAAGCCAATAA